One Candidatus Bathyarchaeota archaeon genomic window carries:
- a CDS encoding PH domain-containing protein has protein sequence MYFDKHGSVVWVSKPWIAPEAIVRTFFVGLIAVLVFWFEFSYNIGFSQFAGLTLFDLTLLFFITVWLIGIVQLVISWASNTYILRQDELEVRQGILAARSFTVNAKTFGELTIYQSIGGWLFGYGDLIVTCKGQPETKLSLLRSPFLTASTLRQVMGKPLVKMNSHIDK, from the coding sequence TTGTATTTTGATAAGCATGGTAGTGTTGTTTGGGTTAGTAAACCATGGATTGCCCCGGAAGCCATTGTTCGGACATTTTTTGTTGGGCTTATTGCTGTTTTGGTTTTCTGGTTCGAGTTCTCTTATAACATTGGCTTTTCTCAGTTTGCAGGGTTAACCCTTTTCGATTTAACTTTACTATTCTTCATTACAGTTTGGCTGATTGGCATAGTGCAATTGGTGATTTCTTGGGCTTCAAACACATATATTCTACGGCAAGACGAACTGGAAGTTAGACAGGGAATTTTAGCGGCGCGTTCGTTTACGGTCAATGCAAAAACTTTTGGCGAGTTAACTATTTACCAATCAATTGGCGGGTGGCTCTTTGGTTATGGCGATTTAATTGTTACATGCAAAGGTCAACCTGAAACCAAGTTATCACTGTTGCGTTCCCCTTTCTTAACGGCAAGCACTCTACGTCAGGTTATGGGTAAGCCTCTTGTGAAGATGAATAGCCACATAGATAAGTAG
- a CDS encoding glycosyltransferase family 39 protein, with translation MSGRHSFRRVLSKYYPLLAIIIGVILVSLIMGPYQTLDTELEYNTTRGVLRWGYPYLDRFGEPHQDSYGDLFNMPPLGFYTQALFFRIFGQALENGIVLITLFGIASVVMVYKLGKELYSEATALFAAALFGLAPWQLVLTRAFLIDAQCLFLSLLYLYVGVLAIRKNSIKLAAVSGVFFAAALLTKQYAVFMLIPLLLLYVYHRPKKPKMVPSQVVAFSLPMVFSSLLWYQIILGKELFYLFNHNDFKDINFPEVVPSYSFMSTFLVDYGLGIFFVVTFVFSLIVGFCFWKRFQKKSVVSDLVCLVTILSILGIVMYLAVNLNLKAPYTSAIKYVYHSLPFFSLATASLASKSFSLLKFAKQSVKVTRVVLLSVGITGLVLLVMSLIADFYAARQLATASFLIFRVQPNQDVGYSFHVAEPLSQNDPLLAVQFIGFIILTSGILWASRHFTVEAVKSIRAEFKKIAR, from the coding sequence ATGTCGGGCAGGCACAGCTTCAGAAGAGTGCTGAGTAAATATTACCCTCTGTTAGCAATTATAATCGGCGTCATACTTGTATCTCTTATAATGGGTCCTTATCAAACACTCGATACAGAATTAGAATACAACACCACCCGTGGCGTTCTTCGATGGGGTTATCCGTACTTGGACAGGTTCGGCGAGCCACATCAAGATAGTTATGGCGACCTTTTCAACATGCCACCGTTAGGATTCTACACACAAGCTCTGTTTTTCCGCATTTTCGGTCAAGCCTTAGAGAATGGTATAGTCTTGATAACGCTATTTGGAATAGCCAGCGTGGTTATGGTGTATAAACTGGGAAAGGAACTGTACAGTGAAGCAACAGCGTTGTTTGCCGCTGCGCTTTTTGGCTTGGCACCATGGCAACTAGTACTTACTCGAGCGTTCCTTATAGATGCGCAATGCCTGTTTCTGAGCCTGCTTTACTTATATGTCGGAGTCTTGGCTATACGAAAGAACTCGATTAAACTTGCCGCTGTTTCAGGCGTATTCTTCGCCGCTGCCCTACTTACCAAGCAATATGCTGTTTTTATGCTGATTCCGTTATTGCTCTTGTATGTTTACCATAGACCAAAAAAACCAAAGATGGTGCCCAGTCAAGTAGTCGCTTTTAGTTTGCCAATGGTTTTTTCTTCGTTATTGTGGTACCAAATCATCCTTGGAAAGGAACTGTTTTACTTGTTTAATCATAATGATTTTAAGGACATAAACTTCCCAGAGGTTGTTCCCTCTTATTCTTTCATGTCTACTTTTTTGGTTGATTACGGCTTAGGAATCTTTTTTGTAGTTACATTTGTTTTTTCATTAATTGTTGGTTTTTGTTTTTGGAAACGCTTTCAGAAAAAATCAGTTGTTTCAGACTTGGTTTGCTTGGTAACAATCCTGTCAATTTTAGGTATAGTCATGTATTTGGCTGTGAATCTAAACTTAAAAGCACCCTACACCAGCGCCATCAAGTACGTTTATCATTCTTTGCCGTTCTTTAGCTTGGCCACCGCATCATTAGCCAGCAAAAGTTTTTCATTGCTAAAATTTGCTAAGCAGTCGGTTAAAGTTACAAGAGTCGTCCTGTTAAGTGTCGGCATCACAGGGCTTGTCTTGTTAGTAATGTCACTAATTGCCGACTTCTATGCTGCACGGCAATTAGCGACAGCCTCATTCCTTATTTTCCGAGTGCAACCCAACCAAGATGTAGGTTATTCTTTCCATGTCGCAGAGCCGCTGAGTCAGAATGACCCCTTGCTTGCCGTTCAGTTTATTGGGTTTATAATTTTGACGTCGGGAATTTTGTGGGCGAGTAGACACTTCACAGTTGAAGCGGTTAAATCGATTCGGGCTGAATTCAAGAAAATAGCAAGATAA
- a CDS encoding response regulator produces the protein MSEPKKTILVVDDDKSILRTFSRILQKSGYEIDTAETGKEAMEKTEKRHYDLALVDIRLPDIDGTELLAKLKKPLQQTVKIMITGFPSLETGVKALDEGADAYLVKPVKPQELLALLEEKLKSQEA, from the coding sequence GTGTCGGAGCCCAAAAAAACAATACTAGTTGTTGATGACGACAAATCTATACTTCGCACCTTCAGCCGTATACTCCAAAAGAGCGGTTATGAAATTGACACGGCGGAAACGGGCAAAGAAGCTATGGAGAAAACGGAAAAACGCCACTACGACCTAGCCCTAGTAGACATCAGACTCCCAGATATTGATGGCACAGAGTTGCTTGCAAAACTCAAAAAGCCACTCCAGCAAACCGTGAAAATAATGATTACTGGATTTCCGTCGCTTGAAACTGGTGTCAAAGCCCTCGATGAAGGTGCCGATGCTTACCTAGTTAAACCTGTCAAACCTCAAGAACTGTTGGCTCTTTTAGAAGAAAAATTGAAAAGCCAAGAAGCATGA
- a CDS encoding alkaline phosphatase family protein, which translates to MKLIYVAIDGMGDLPIESLGNKTPLEAAETPNLDSLAKNGKTGLMYTVRQGVAPESDVAVISLLGYDPFMYSTGRGVIEAAGVGLKMQDGDLALRCNFATLGQGKAILDRRVARSLTTEEATTLAEAANKEIKLESYPATFEFRNTLGHRAVLLIKSKAKPLSSEITNSDPAYILVNGLGVAKLDVDMVLKTCEPVVDTEAARVSAALVNEFIEKTHKLWESHPINVKRAAEGKLKANVVLTRDAGHELPKFFNINERYGVRFACLADMHAERGIAQLAGMDSSLLPPPSGNLQQDMAVRVKALLDALPKYDCFYIHLKGPDEPGHDGNCVLKTEVISAIDKYFFGPLLEQISLEDTLVCVTTDHATPCSLKVHSDTMVPVLLSGDKVGNGKAGKFSERECAKGSLGVLERGCELMPKLMELLKK; encoded by the coding sequence TTGAAGTTAATTTACGTTGCAATTGACGGTATGGGCGATTTGCCGATTGAATCTTTAGGCAACAAAACCCCCCTTGAAGCGGCTGAAACGCCAAACTTGGATTCCCTTGCCAAAAACGGAAAGACAGGCTTAATGTACACAGTTAGGCAGGGTGTGGCACCTGAAAGTGATGTAGCGGTTATTTCACTTCTAGGCTATGACCCCTTCATGTACAGCACTGGCAGAGGCGTCATTGAAGCTGCTGGTGTAGGCCTGAAGATGCAAGATGGAGATTTAGCGTTAAGATGTAATTTCGCCACGCTAGGTCAGGGAAAAGCCATACTTGACCGCCGTGTAGCCCGAAGCTTAACAACTGAAGAAGCCACCACGCTAGCGGAAGCCGCTAACAAGGAAATCAAGCTTGAATCTTACCCCGCGACGTTTGAGTTCCGCAACACGCTGGGGCACCGTGCAGTGCTGCTGATAAAGAGTAAGGCTAAACCTCTCTCAAGCGAAATAACCAACAGCGACCCAGCATATATCCTTGTTAATGGTCTTGGCGTAGCAAAGCTTGATGTTGACATGGTTCTGAAAACTTGTGAACCTGTCGTTGATACTGAAGCTGCGAGGGTTTCTGCCGCTTTGGTTAACGAGTTTATCGAGAAAACTCACAAGTTATGGGAAAGTCATCCCATCAACGTAAAGCGTGCCGCTGAGGGCAAACTTAAAGCAAACGTTGTCTTAACAAGGGATGCTGGGCACGAACTGCCAAAATTCTTCAACATCAATGAACGATATGGGGTGCGCTTTGCTTGTTTAGCGGATATGCACGCTGAACGCGGTATAGCTCAGTTGGCAGGTATGGATTCCTCCCTTCTCCCTCCGCCTTCAGGAAACCTGCAACAAGACATGGCGGTTAGAGTGAAAGCGCTTCTTGATGCGTTGCCGAAATATGACTGCTTCTACATTCACCTTAAAGGTCCAGACGAACCTGGGCATGATGGGAACTGTGTGCTGAAGACAGAGGTTATTTCCGCCATTGACAAGTACTTTTTTGGTCCGTTGCTGGAGCAGATTTCTCTGGAGGATACTCTTGTCTGCGTCACAACTGACCATGCGACGCCTTGCAGTTTGAAAGTGCACAGCGACACTATGGTTCCAGTGCTGCTTTCAGGTGATAAAGTTGGCAACGGAAAAGCAGGCAAGTTTTCTGAGAGGGAATGCGCTAAAGGTAGTCTTGGCGTTTTGGAGCGTGGATGCGAATTGATGCCTAAACTGATGGAGCTACTCAAAAAATAG
- a CDS encoding M56 family metallopeptidase, with translation MTEPIFYSYTPEVPHSFYNKLLDFIHTQYVLPQKHRFVDVSRETTSQGEFLSYVINDMRKKRSIQVEVKSGNPFELKVTPIDPSVTQSTLDEAKQDVLIAMQIFSQNAKNSTVSFAWREGEEIVPEAYMKAKKSFNHFLFEVQLIFFAVFIFLGMTVFLTIATVSPDIFWIAPLILIAFQFGFFFFSNHFIEKSADWQITQANPTIHLLEYFLPDCESDFNKKYSREKLTTIKKEIYKEIIAKQGQVDTEAAGKIFLKHGVPCELENLKVKKVNVYELVKKVADKFGFPVPKIVVSNTMVANAATSGSSPKRGLVLITTGLLAQLQENEILSVLGHEFGHLKGRDPLILYALVSSEFLFRFYVLFPLLPLIFSSFLFFAYFWSVMVLIFFIAKFFEARADLVSAMLVGNPHVLARSLEKIGYQRLLSERAPSYRVQEWIGLDPHPPIYFRVNRLEQLTSEKIKHPLLRSIRDVTNAFIATLKS, from the coding sequence ATGACCGAGCCTATTTTTTATAGTTATACTCCAGAAGTGCCGCATAGTTTTTACAATAAGCTACTTGATTTTATTCATACCCAGTATGTGCTTCCTCAGAAGCATCGATTTGTAGATGTTTCTAGAGAAACGACAAGTCAAGGTGAATTTCTCTCGTATGTTATTAATGACATGCGGAAGAAGCGGTCTATTCAAGTGGAAGTTAAAAGCGGCAACCCCTTTGAATTGAAGGTAACTCCCATAGACCCTTCAGTTACGCAGTCAACCCTTGATGAAGCAAAACAGGACGTTCTAATTGCGATGCAAATCTTCTCCCAGAACGCCAAAAACTCAACTGTTTCCTTTGCATGGCGTGAAGGCGAAGAAATAGTTCCTGAGGCTTATATGAAAGCTAAAAAATCCTTCAATCATTTCCTTTTTGAGGTGCAGCTTATCTTCTTTGCAGTGTTCATTTTTTTGGGTATGACTGTATTTTTGACCATAGCAACAGTATCACCTGACATCTTTTGGATTGCCCCTTTAATTCTTATAGCGTTTCAGTTTGGTTTCTTTTTTTTCTCTAATCACTTCATTGAAAAATCAGCTGATTGGCAAATTACACAAGCCAACCCAACTATTCATCTTTTAGAATATTTCTTGCCCGACTGTGAAAGCGACTTTAACAAAAAGTATTCGCGAGAAAAGTTGACAACAATAAAAAAAGAAATCTACAAGGAAATAATCGCTAAGCAAGGTCAAGTTGACACTGAAGCCGCTGGAAAAATTTTTCTCAAACATGGTGTGCCCTGCGAGCTGGAGAATCTGAAGGTGAAAAAAGTCAACGTTTACGAACTTGTCAAAAAAGTCGCTGACAAGTTTGGTTTTCCCGTGCCCAAGATTGTTGTGTCCAATACTATGGTTGCTAATGCTGCTACTTCAGGTTCAAGCCCCAAACGCGGGCTAGTTTTGATAACAACGGGGCTTCTTGCTCAACTCCAAGAGAACGAAATTTTAAGCGTTCTGGGCCATGAGTTTGGGCATCTTAAAGGACGAGACCCGCTGATTTTGTACGCATTAGTCTCCTCTGAGTTTTTGTTCAGGTTCTACGTACTGTTTCCGTTGCTTCCGCTGATTTTTTCTTCATTTTTGTTTTTTGCTTACTTCTGGTCTGTCATGGTCTTGATATTTTTCATCGCTAAATTCTTTGAGGCTAGAGCAGACTTAGTGTCCGCCATGTTGGTTGGTAACCCACATGTTTTAGCAAGGTCTTTGGAGAAAATTGGTTATCAACGGTTGCTGTCTGAGCGGGCGCCTTCTTATCGTGTTCAAGAATGGATTGGTCTTGACCCCCACCCGCCCATTTACTTTAGAGTGAATCGTCTTGAGCAGCTCACATCTGAGAAAATTAAGCATCCGTTACTTCGTTCCATTAGAGATGTGACAAACGCGTTTATTGCCACATTAAAAAGCTAA
- the arsM gene encoding arsenite methyltransferase produces the protein MKDTDVKKAVRKAYSKIATSNNSCCCSCGCESANTEVAKRISKSIGYSEEEMNVAPEANLGLGCGNPTAFSKIKEGDIVLDLGSGAGFDCFLASRKVGKSGKVIGLDMTEEMIAKARILAKEHGYSNVEFRLGDIEKIPLEDNSVDVIISNCVINLAPDKSKVFKEAYRVLKSGGKMYVSDIVLLGKLTEEQLNDEELLCGCVSGAMQKDAYVNAIRQAGFTVNIIGEDRNISKTQYGGLPLESIKIEALK, from the coding sequence TTGAAGGATACAGACGTCAAGAAAGCTGTAAGAAAAGCCTACTCAAAAATCGCAACCAGTAACAATTCTTGCTGTTGCTCTTGCGGTTGCGAAAGCGCAAACACCGAAGTCGCCAAAAGAATATCAAAAAGCATCGGCTACTCTGAAGAAGAAATGAACGTTGCCCCTGAAGCGAACCTTGGCTTAGGCTGCGGAAATCCAACTGCTTTTAGCAAAATAAAAGAAGGCGACATCGTGCTTGATTTGGGCAGTGGCGCTGGTTTTGACTGCTTTTTGGCATCTCGGAAAGTTGGTAAATCAGGCAAAGTCATAGGCTTAGACATGACGGAAGAAATGATTGCCAAGGCACGAATACTTGCAAAAGAGCACGGTTACTCAAATGTTGAGTTCAGGCTAGGCGACATCGAAAAAATACCGCTTGAGGACAACTCGGTTGATGTTATAATTAGCAATTGCGTGATTAACCTTGCACCAGACAAATCAAAGGTTTTCAAGGAAGCCTACCGCGTGCTCAAAAGCGGCGGCAAAATGTACGTTTCCGACATTGTCCTTCTTGGAAAGCTGACGGAAGAACAACTAAACGACGAAGAATTGCTTTGTGGCTGTGTTTCGGGCGCTATGCAAAAAGACGCTTACGTTAACGCCATTAGGCAGGCAGGATTCACAGTTAACATCATAGGCGAAGACAGAAACATAAGCAAGACCCAGTACGGCGGGTTGCCGCTTGAAAGCATAAAAATAGAAGCACTAAAATAG